In one Flammeovirga yaeyamensis genomic region, the following are encoded:
- a CDS encoding glycoside hydrolase family 3 N-terminal domain-containing protein, translated as MRYFILCISLFLISAGINNKNPAYKNAKLPINERVDDLVNRMTLDEKIQQLDMYSGGDISVDGVLDKKKVKALLGDKSVGSVHDYYPENAKLSNALQKYFVEKTRLGIPVLFIEEALHGYQGKKSTAFPVPIGMGSMWDTLLMNKIGHAVARETRSVGVHMVLSPVLGIGREPRWGRVQETYGEDPYLAARNGVAIIKGMQGDDLTKDDAIVAEPKHFGIHSIPEGGSNTSPVYIGEREARTNFLYVFEKAFTEGEALGAMAAYHEWDGIPAAADKWLLHDLLREEWGFKGMVISDLGAIAKQQNSHFTAATPKEAITNSIKAGLDMQFYDYSHEVFEQSIREAIDDKTLAMADVDRAVASVLYVKFRLGLFENPYIDESLKDQRYHCEEHQELALESAHKSIVLLQNKNQILPLSKEVKKVAVLGQMADEVNLGGYSPKELEGVSIVKAFENTDYDIKFVNPKLPANAFEHIDADVLYTFDGQQGGLTRQFFNSPDLTGKAVVTEVTSELIRNWHNLSPAAGVSASNYSTKYEGYIVPKYDGEYTFALVADDYGRLFLEDSLFIDCWNAESWNLTRTRTISLKKGQKYKIRMEHAGLVDSNGIGLRWRVKPDFEVSKFSMYEEAVEEAKKADVAVVVVGESLEESGEGLDKTSLEVSTYHKGLIEAVHATGTPIILVLQNGRPLVLNDEVEQADAILETWYAGELSGQGTVDIITGKVNPSAKLPITFPRSEGQLPLYYNHKRSSSHHYVDEKSTPLFAFGHGLNYSSFDYSDLSLSNKQIDKDENITVRFKVKNTSSTEGTEVVQLYIQDVVSSVATPIMQLRGFDRVDLKAGETKEVSLTLTPDDISLWNRQMKRVVESGEFKIMVGAASDDIRLESGFEVK; from the coding sequence ATGAGGTACTTCATCCTATGTATATCATTATTCCTTATTTCTGCAGGAATAAATAATAAGAACCCTGCATACAAAAATGCAAAACTACCAATTAACGAAAGAGTAGATGATCTGGTCAATCGTATGACCCTCGACGAAAAAATTCAACAGCTTGATATGTACTCGGGAGGAGACATTTCTGTTGATGGTGTTTTAGATAAGAAAAAAGTAAAAGCACTGTTAGGGGATAAAAGTGTTGGTTCGGTACACGATTATTATCCTGAAAACGCCAAATTATCTAACGCATTACAAAAATATTTTGTTGAAAAAACGCGTTTAGGGATTCCAGTACTCTTCATCGAAGAAGCTTTACATGGATATCAAGGGAAGAAGTCGACAGCATTTCCTGTTCCTATCGGAATGGGGAGTATGTGGGATACTCTTTTGATGAATAAAATTGGTCATGCTGTGGCACGAGAAACTAGATCTGTAGGTGTACATATGGTGCTTTCACCAGTGTTAGGTATTGGCAGGGAACCTCGTTGGGGCCGTGTGCAAGAAACTTATGGAGAAGATCCTTATTTAGCGGCAAGAAATGGTGTGGCTATCATTAAAGGTATGCAAGGAGATGATCTAACGAAAGATGATGCTATTGTAGCTGAACCAAAACACTTTGGTATTCACAGTATACCGGAAGGAGGTAGCAATACATCTCCAGTGTATATTGGAGAAAGAGAAGCAAGAACCAATTTCTTATATGTTTTCGAAAAAGCATTTACAGAAGGAGAAGCTTTAGGAGCAATGGCTGCGTATCATGAATGGGATGGTATTCCTGCAGCAGCTGATAAATGGTTATTACATGATCTCCTGAGAGAGGAGTGGGGCTTTAAAGGAATGGTAATTTCTGATTTAGGAGCTATAGCAAAACAACAGAATAGTCATTTTACAGCAGCAACGCCAAAAGAGGCCATTACAAATTCTATCAAAGCTGGTTTAGATATGCAATTTTATGATTACTCTCATGAAGTTTTTGAACAATCTATAAGAGAAGCTATTGATGACAAAACTTTAGCTATGGCCGATGTAGACCGAGCAGTAGCAAGTGTATTGTATGTGAAATTCAGATTGGGATTGTTTGAGAATCCATATATCGATGAGAGTTTAAAAGACCAACGTTACCACTGTGAAGAACATCAAGAATTGGCTTTAGAATCTGCACATAAATCAATTGTACTGCTTCAAAACAAGAACCAAATTTTACCATTAAGTAAAGAAGTAAAGAAAGTCGCAGTACTTGGACAAATGGCTGATGAAGTAAATTTAGGAGGCTATTCTCCTAAAGAATTGGAAGGTGTATCCATTGTAAAAGCATTTGAGAATACTGATTACGATATAAAATTTGTCAACCCAAAACTTCCAGCCAATGCCTTTGAACACATCGATGCAGATGTATTATATACTTTTGATGGTCAGCAAGGTGGCTTAACAAGACAGTTTTTTAATTCACCTGATTTAACTGGTAAAGCTGTAGTTACCGAAGTAACTTCTGAGTTGATTCGCAATTGGCATAATTTAAGCCCCGCGGCTGGCGTAAGTGCATCAAATTATTCGACAAAATACGAAGGCTATATTGTACCAAAATATGATGGTGAATATACTTTTGCATTAGTTGCCGATGATTATGGTAGACTTTTCTTAGAAGACTCTTTATTTATCGATTGCTGGAATGCAGAATCATGGAATCTTACTCGTACACGCACAATTTCTCTCAAAAAAGGACAAAAATACAAAATTAGAATGGAACATGCTGGCTTGGTAGATTCAAATGGAATTGGTCTTCGTTGGAGAGTAAAACCTGATTTTGAAGTAAGTAAGTTCTCAATGTATGAAGAAGCTGTTGAAGAAGCGAAAAAAGCTGATGTTGCTGTAGTAGTGGTTGGAGAATCTCTTGAAGAATCAGGGGAGGGACTTGATAAAACAAGCCTAGAAGTAAGCACTTATCATAAAGGTTTAATTGAGGCTGTTCATGCTACCGGAACTCCAATTATTTTGGTACTTCAGAATGGTCGCCCATTAGTTCTTAACGATGAAGTTGAACAGGCAGATGCTATTTTGGAAACATGGTATGCTGGTGAGTTAAGTGGACAAGGAACAGTAGATATTATTACTGGAAAAGTAAATCCTTCAGCAAAACTACCAATTACTTTCCCAAGAAGTGAAGGACAATTACCATTATATTATAACCACAAGAGATCATCATCACACCACTATGTGGATGAAAAGAGTACACCACTTTTTGCTTTTGGTCATGGATTGAACTATAGTTCATTTGACTATTCGGATCTATCATTATCAAATAAACAAATTGATAAAGATGAGAATATCACCGTTAGGTTTAAGGTGAAAAATACATCATCTACTGAAGGTACAGAGGTGGTTCAGTTATATATTCAGGATGTAGTGAGTTCTGTTGCAACTCCAATTATGCAGTTAAGAGGATTCGATAGAGTAGATCTTAAAGCAGGAGAAACAAAAGAAGTATCTCTTACTTTAACACCTGACGACATAAGTCTTTGGAACAGACAGATGAAACGTGTTGTTGAGTCTGGTGAGTTCAAAATAATGGTCGGTGCTGCATCTGATGATATTCGATTGGAGAGTGGTTTTGAGGTGAAGTAA